CCGCCTTGTTGAGGCGACCGACCGCGGCCTTCTCCTCGTCGACGTTCTTGGCGTCGAACCAGGCCGTGACCTCTTTCTCGACGCCTGGGCTGTTGGGCCAGCCGAACCACGCCTTGTCGCCATTGGCGCGAATGGCGGTGTACGGAGCGGGATTGATGCAATCGGCGCCCGCATGCCAGGTGTGGAACATGGCCCAACCGCCCTGTCCCGGCGGGGTCTTCTGCGCGCGGCGGGAGCCGACCGTGCCCCAATCGGTCGCCACGAAGTCGACATTCATGCCGAGCTTCTTCAGGAGATCCGCGGTGACGTCGCCCTGCGCCTTGGTGATCGGCTGGTCCTGCGCCACAAGGCACGTGACCGGCTGGCCGGCATAGCCGCTCTCGGCGAGCAGCTTCTTGGCCGCGTCGAAATCGCGCTTGCCCTTCAGAATCTCGCCACCGACTTCGCTATAGAGCGGCGTGTCCGGCGTAAAGAAGCCCGGCAGCGGCTTCCAAAGCGCGGTGTCGTCGCCGACGATCGCGCGCATGTAGTCTTCCTGACTGAGTGCCATCAGCACCGCGCGGCGCGCCCGCACGTCATTGAAGGGCGGGAACAGGTGATTCATACGGAACGATCCGATATTTCCGAGGGGATCGCCGATGTCGACGCTGATGTTCTTGTTCTTCTTCAGGACCGGGACGAGGTCGGCGATCGGGCTCTCCCACCAGTCGACCTCGCCGTTCTGCAACGCGGCAGCGGCAGTGGCCGGGTCCGGCATCACCACCCACTCCACGCGATCGACCAGGATCTGCTTGCCGCCGGCCAGCCAGGACGCCTTCTCCTGCCGCGGCACATAGTCGGCGAATTTCTCGAACACGGCCTTCGCACCGGGAACCCACTCGGACTTGGCGAACTTCATCGGCCCGGAGCCGACGTAGTCGGTGATCTGCTTGAACGGGTCGGTCTGCGCGATGCGCTCGGGCATGATGAAGCTGCAGGGCGAATTGTTCTTGGCGAGCGCGTAGAGCATCTTCGGGAAAGGCTGCTTCAAGACCCATTTGAAGGTGCGGTCGTCGACGACGGTGAGCTCCTGCTGGAGCGCCTTGATCATCAGGCCCATCGGATCGCGCGCCGCCCAGCGCGAGAGGCTCGCGACGACGTCCTTGCTCAGCACCGGCTCGCCGTCATGGAACTTGAGCCCCGGCCGCAGCTTGAACGTCCAGGTCGCGCCGTCGTCGGTCACCTCCTCGGACTCGACCATCTGCCGCTGCGGCTGGAGCGAGGCGTCGATCCCGTAAAGCGTATCCCAGACCAGCGCTGCGGCGTTGCGCACGACGTATTGCGTGCCCCAGATCGGATCGAAGTTGGCGAGGTTGGCTTGCGGTACGAAACGGAGGGTGCGTGCGGCGGCGCCTTGGGCGAGCGCGGGAGCCGCGAGGCCACCGGTCAAGGCCAGACCGCCTGCGCCGGCCAGCCCCTTCAATACGGTCCTGCGATCCATGAAATCCTCCCCGTCTTACTATGTGTCAGCCGTTCAGTCGCCGAGCGCTGGTGATACCGAGGCCGTTAGCTGCAAATGGTATGCCAGTAATTGCGCCTTCGCCAGCAGGATTCTGGTCGGACCTCGGGAGCTCCGCGCGATGAGGTGGAGCCCGCCGCCATCGGCACGACTTGTCGTTCTCGCGGCGCATTCCACGCTCCCTCGAAAAAAGGCGCAGGGAAAGCCGAGCGCCGGCCGGCCCCCATACGACACCTGTGCCGAGACATTGCGCACGCGATGCCCAGGGGAGACACAGGGCAGCCGAGACGTCCGGCCTGCCCTGCGCTCGTCATTCCGGGATAGGAAGCGAGCCCCAACTTCGTCATTGCGAGCGCAGCGAAGCAATCCAGAGTGTCACCGCGGAAAGATTTCTGGATTGCTTCGCTGCGCTCGCAATGACGGCGTAAGGAGCGACGTCATGATGACACAATTCGTCAACTCGCTGCGCCTTCGGAACCCTGGCGTCCATTTCTGGTTGATGATCTAAGCACCGACCTCTCCCGCGTTCGTTTCCCCTCCCGGAGCTTCATTGATGACTTCAGCCGACCGGCCGGCGACACGGCTTGCAACGCGACTTTCGTTTCTGGTCGCGGGCTTCGGCATCGCGTGCTGGGCGCCGCTGGTGCCGTTCGCCAAGGAACGGCTTGCCGTCGATGACGCCATCCTCGGATTGCTGCTGCTCAGCCTCGGCATCGGCTCCGTCGTCGCGATGCTCGCAACGGGGATCCTGAGCGCGCGCTATGGCAGCAAGCCGATCATCATCGCGGGCGGGCTTGGCCTCGCCTTCGTCCTGCCGTTGCTGGCGATCGTGGACTCACCCGCGGCACTGGCGCTGGTGCTGCTCGCATTCGGCGCCTCGCTCGGCTCCATCGACGTCGCCGTGAACATCCATGCGGTCGAGGTGGAGCGCGCGGCGGGACAGCCGCTGATGTCAGGCTTTAATGCGCTCTTCAGTATCGGTGGGTTCGCCGGATCCGCCGTGATGACCGCCCTGCTGTCATTCCATCTTGGACCACTCTCAAGCACGCTGATCTGCTCGGTCCTGATGTTGATCGCGATGGGGCTCGCCTGGCCGCGGCTGTTGCGCAGGGCGCAGGTGCAGGAGGGACCGCTGTTCGTCCTGCCGCACGGGATCGTTCTTTTGCTCGCGCTGCTTGCCGCCATCACCTTCCTGGTCGAGGGCGCGATCCTCGACTGGGGCGCACTGCTCGTCATCGGCGCCGGTCTCGTCGGCGAGGCGCAAGGCGGCATCGGCTACATCGTGTTCTCGATCGCGATGACGGTGGGCCGGCTCGGCGGCGACGCCGTCGTGGCGCGTGTCGGCGATCGCGCGACGTTGGTCTGGGGAAGCCTGCTCGCAGTCGCAGGTTTTGCGGTCCTGCTGCTCGCACCGATCGCAGCCGTTGCCATGGCCGGCTTCCTGCTCATCGGCTTTGGGGCATCGAACCTCGTGCCGGTGCTGTTCCGCCGCTCTGCCACGCAAACCGCGATGCCGGTCGGGCTCGCGGTGGCGGCGATCACCACCGCCGGCTATGCCGGCATTCTGGTCGGCCCCGCCGGCATTGGTTTTGTCGCCCATGCCGGCGGGCTGCCGATGGCGTTCTGGATGCTCGCCGCACTGATGTGCCTTGTCACGCTCTCGGCGCGAGCGGTCGCGGCGAAGGGCCGTAGGGTGGGTTGGCGAAAGCGTAACCCACCTGTTTTGCTTTCCAGGTGGTGAGGAAAATGGTGGGTTACGCTGCGCTAACCCACCCTACGCGCCCGTCCTTGGGGCTACGCGCTCGCCTGGGTCACGAACTTGGTGTTGAGATAACCCTCGATCGCCTCGAGCCCGCCTTCCGAGCCATAACCGGAATCCTTGATGCCGCCGAACGGCACCTCCGGCAGCGCGAGCCCGTGATGGTTGATCGACACCATACCGCTCTCGACGTCGGCACCGATTGCCTGCATCGTCTTGGTCGAGGTCGTGTAGGCATAAGCCGCAAGCCCATAGGGCAGACGGTTGGCCTCGGCCACCACCTCGTCGTAGCTGCGGAACGAGGTGATCGGCGCGAGCGGACCGAACGGCTCCTCGTTCATGATGCGCGCATCGCGCGGAACGTCGGTCAGCACCGTCGGCTCGAAGAAGAAGCCTTCGTTGCCGATGCGCTTGCCGCCGGTCCGCACATTGGCGCCGCGCTGCACCGCGTCGGAGACGAGGCCTTCCATCGCATCGACCCGGCGCGGATTGGCGAGCGGTCCCATGCGGGTGTCCTTTTCGAGGCCGTTGCCGACCTTCAGGCTCTTGGCAGCCGCGACGAACTTGTCGACGAACGGCTCGTAGACGCTCTCATGCACCAGGAAGCGCGTCGGCGAGACGCAGACCTGGCCGGCGTTCCGGAACTTGTTGGCCGACAGGATCTTGGCCGCATTGTCGAGATCCGCATCCCCAAACACGATTGCCGGCGCGTGACCGCCGAGCTCCATGGTGACGCGCTTCATGTGGGCACCGGCCAGCGCGGCCAGATGCTTGCCGACGGCGGTCGAGCCGGTGAAGCTGATCTTGCGGATGATCGGATGCGGGACGAGATATTCCGACACTTCCGACGGCACGCCGAAGACGAGATTGACGACGCCGGCCGGAATGCCGGCATCCGCATAGGCCCGCACCAGCTCCATGCAGCTCGCGGGCGTCTCCTCGGGCCCCTTCACGATGATCGAGCAGCCTGCGGCGAGCGCGGCCGAGATCTTGCGGACCGCCTGGTTGATCGGGAAATTCCAGGGCGTGAAGGCGGCGACGGGGCCGACCGGCTCCTTGGTCACGAGCTGGGAGACATTGCCCATCCGCGGCGGCACGATGCGACCATAGGCGCGGCGCGCTTCTTCCGCGAACCAGTCGATGAGGTCGCCGGCCAGCATGGTCTCACCTTGCGCCTCCACGACGGGCTTGCCCTGCTCCATGGTCATGACCGGCGCGATTTCGGCGGCGCGCGAGCGGATGATGTCGGCGGCCTTCCGCATCAGCTTGTAGCGGTCGAACGGCGAGGTCCGGCGCCAGACCTCGAAGCCGGCCTTGGCGGCCTCCAGCGCACGGTCGAGGTCCTTGCGCGAGGCGTGCGGGGTCTTGCCGATCGGCTGGCCGGTCGCGGGGTTGAGGATGTCCTCCGATTTGCCGGAGGACCCATCGGTCCACTCGCCGGCGATGAACATCTGAACTTTCGGGTACATCCTTGCTACCTCCTGACATGATTTTCGCATCGTCGGCGGGATTGGTGCCCCGCCGTTTCAAGCCGCAGCAGAGCTACACCGAAAGGCGGCCGGCGAAAAGGGATCCGTGATGTCGCAGCAACGCATCGCTGATCTGCCTCTCAGGCAGCGAAGGAGAGACGCAGGCGGCGCCAGCCGATGACAATGCCGGTGACGGAGAACGCCAAGCCAAGCGCGCAGAGCCCGACGATCAGGCCGTCGCGCAGCAATGGATGCGCCAAGAGAATCGGAAAGTCGAGCGTGTGCAATGCGCTATAGAACCAGCGATAGGCCCGCCGCGACGCATCGAGCTTCTGCAGCACGCTGCCATCGGCGCCGTCGATGTCGAACCAGACGCCAGCGCATCTCACCCGGTAGACGAGCGTACCAGGCACGATTGACCGCGCTGGGTAATCGTCGTTGTCCGCAAGGACCGACGGGACATCACAGCCCGTCGCGAAGCGGACCACAAATCGCTGAACTTCACCTGCGCTGAGCAAGCCTGTCTGCCGAGCGCGGCCGCCCTCGCCTGCCCCGAACAGAACCTGCTTGTCGAGCGCGGGCCTATCGCGGCGATAGACATGGCCGTTGAAGGCGAGCCATTCGACTTCGCGGGCGGACGGCGACAGCGGCGCATGATCGAACGCTACGGCGGCAGTCCAATCCGGCGCGGCGCCCGCTGCGTCGGCTTCGGCCGGCGTCAACTGCCCGCGCGAAAACAGCCGGCCATGATCCATGGAGAGCCAGCCGCTGAATATCCATGTCAGCACGAACACCGTCGCCACGAGACCGATGACGTGATGCAACGCGTGCCATCCGCGGTAAGGCACCCTGATCCGCGCGATCCCGAGCACCGCGCCGAGCGCGGCCGCGATCAAAGCCAGCAGCGACAGTGTCCAGACCACGCGGTCCCACAGCCGCCAGTTGCTGCGGAGCACGGTTGGATAGATCCAGTGCAGGACGCTGCCGGCGAGATTCCAGCCACGCTCATTCCGCGTCGTGTCCAGCACCACCTCGCCTGTGCCGGCCGAGACATAGACTTCGCTCCCGGCGGCGTCGCCGAGCGCAACCCGAAACAACGGCCGGTGCCGATCAAAGCCGTTCGGCACGCTCCATTGATCGTAGTCGGCGCGCGCGAGGATGGTCGCATGTGCGGCGTCGAGCCCGCGCCGGCGGGCGTGATCCTGCGCGATTGCCAGCGCGACATCGGGTGACGCCACCGCTGCATCCGTTCCATCGGAAGCGCGGACGGCGCGCAAGCGCGACGAGCCCGAGACGATGTACACGGGACCGTCGTTGCGCTGGATCAGACGAACGCGCCTGGCATCCGCGATCCCGCTGGCGGCGACTGCATCAGCGACGGCGATGACCCCCGGTGTGCGGTCCAGCGGCGCAAGGCCGGCAACCCGTTCCGCTTCCGTCAGCGACGGAAACGGAACGAAGTGCATCACGATCCCGGTCGCGAACCACATCGCGAACAGGAGGCAGAACGCGATGCCGAGCCAGCGATGCACAAGGACGATCGCGCCCATCATGCGCTAAAGCTCACCATTTGAATGCGGCGGAGATCTCGTAGGTGCGCGGCGCTCCCAAGAGGATCTGATCTGGATAGAACGGATCGCCCCAGATCGCATAGCGCTTGTCGGTGATGTTGCGCACGCGGAAAGTCAGGCGGGCCTGATCGACGGCATTGAACACTGTCTTGGGGATGTCGACGAAGGCATAGACGTCGGCCACGGTGTAGGCGTTCAGCGTCACCGTGTTCGCGTCGGTGTTGAAGCGGTCGCCGACATGGCGGCCGACGATGCCGAACTCGACCGGCCAGGGCGTGAAGAACCGGTACGATGCCCCCGCATTGGCGACGATGCGCGGCACATTCGGCGGCGTGTTGCCCGAGAACGAACCGCCTGCGAAATTGTAGTCGGCGTAGCGCGCATCGACATAGGCGATATTGCCCCACAGCCGCAACGCCTCCGTCGGGCGCACCGATGCCGCAAGCTCGACGCCCTTCGACTCCTGCCGCCCGGCGATGTTGAGCTGCATGCCGCCGGCGGCGGCATAGACGTTCTTGCGCAGGATATCGTAGGCCGAAAACGACCACTCCGCCCTGTTGTCCCAGAACAAATGCTTGACGCCGGTCTCATAGGTGCGCGAGGTCGTCAGGTCGAGCGGCTGGGTCGGCGCCAGCAGGAAGATGTTGTTGGCGGAGACATCGGCGCCGGTGGCGTACTGGCTGAAGAAGGTGAGACCGGGAACGGCCTCCCAGGTGTAGCCGACCCGGCCCGTCACCGGCACCCAGGATTGCGAGAACGGAAAGTTCGCCTTCTCCAAGCCATTCACGTCGGTCGAATTGCGGTCGAGCCCGATATGCTCGACGCGCAGGCCGCCGACCAGCGCAAAGCTACGCGTGAGCTTCAGCCGGTCCTCGAACGACAGCGCCTCGTTGTCGATGCGCGCGGTTTGCTGCTGCGTCGTGAGCAGACCATAATAGCCGCGCAAGGGATCGACCAGCGTGACCGTATCGTGCGGGAAATTGGCGGCACCTGGCCGGACGAAGTCGAGGTCGCTCACCGCAAGCGTCGCGACGAAGCGGTTGTCGAGGCCTGCGATATTCGTATCCCAGGTGAGATTGGTGATGTTGCCGGCCAGCCGCTGGCTGTGCGCGACGTAAAAACGCTCGCGATCGACCAGGTTCGAATTGGCGTTGAACGCCTCGACCTCGTTGTTGAACCACTCGCGCTCCGCGCCATAGCCATAGACCTGGCTCTTCAGGGTGAGGTTGGGTGCGAGCTTCAGTTCGAAGCCGCCGCGCAGCCAGACTTCCTGCGCGACGTTGCGGTTGTCGAGCACATTGTAGTTGGTGTTGAAGGTACGGTCGTCGATGGTGACGGCGCCGAGATTCGAGCCGTTGTAGTTCGAGACGTAATTGCCGGAGACGATGCCGGTCGTCGCGTGCGAGCCGCTGAAGGCGATCGGCACCAGCGGCACACCCCAATAGGCCTTCGAACGGTCCTCGCGATACTCGATCGCACCCCAGACCTTGAGACTGTCGGAGATGCGGTAATTGAGCTGGCTCGACACGTCGAACGTCTTCGTATTGGTGTCGTCGGCGAAGCCGTTGAGCGAGGAACGGCTGATGTCGAAGCGGTAGTCCAGGCCCTGAACATTGGTGCTGCCGCCGGAGCCGTAATGGGCGCGGAACGAGTTCAGGGAGTCCCAGGAGAAATCCGCCTCGCTACGGATGGGTCCTGTGTGCGGCTGCTTGGTAACGAGACTGATCGCGCCGCCGCTAGCGCCCTCGCCTGACATCACCGAGGCCGGGCCCTTCACGAATTCCACGGCTTCGAGATTGGCCGTATCCATGATCCGCGAGGTCATGTTCTGTGGGCCGATCTTGATGCCGTTGTAGAGCGTGTTGATCTGGCTGTTGGTGAAGCCGCGCATCGAGAAGGCCGAGGGCTCGGCCGGATTGTCGCCGGAGGTGACGCCGACCGCGCCCTGGGCGACCTCCGACACGGTGCGATAGCCCTGCTCGCGCATGGTCTCGGCCGAGATCACCTCGATCGTTGCGGGGACCTCGCGCACGGTCAGGCCGAGGCCCGAGGCGCTTTCTGCGACCACATTGGTGTTCAGCGGCGTCTGCGCCGTAGCCGCAGCGGCCGGCTTCTGCGCGGCAGGCACTGCGGCAGACCTGGTCGCAGCAGTGCGGCGCGCAGGCCTTCCCTCGCTGCGCGCAGGCTTGACCGGCTTGCGGGACTGGGCGGGGGCAACTTCGACCGGCGGCAGCGGATCGCGGACCTGCTGCGCGGATGCCGCGGGCATATCGATGGACGCAAGCGATGTGAGGCCAGCGGATGCGAGCAGGAGTTTGCGCAGCCGCGCGGCACGGATGGAAGACATGGTTCGAACCTCGGTATGACGTCAGTGGCACGTCACAGCGAACCAGGTCTCAACTTGGGCCTTGCAGCCCTCCGATGAAGCCGAATGTCTGTACTCCCCGACCGACATTTTCGCGTGTGACCACGGCTGACGGCAGGTCTCCTGGCTTGCGGGTCATGACCGCTTCGTCGCCTTCCCGGGACCGAGGACCCAGTGGCTCCTGACGAAGGATTCTCCGCTCACAGTTGCGGGGGCAGCTACGGCATTGGGGACACATCCCCGCACCGCATTCCCTTTTCATCCCCTTTCGGGGAAACCGTCACGGCCATCTAGGATTAAGATGCAGACGGAGTCAATGTGCGTGGGCTGCGGCGTTCTTGCCGCAGTGGTCTTCAGGAGACATCGAATGGAAGGCGAGACCTTCCTCTGGCTGATACGTCATGCCGCTGTCGACGGCATCGCGGGCACGATCCACGCGACGGAGGCGCCGGCCGATCTCGGCGACCGCAGGCAGATCGACGCATTGCGACGCTGGCTGCCGCTTGATGCTGCAAGCTATGCGAGCCCGTCGCGGCGGACGGTCGATACGGCGCGCGCGCTCGGGCTCAGTCCGATGCTCGTGGAGGAATTCGGCGAACAGGATTTTGGCGACTGGACCGGCCAGCGCCACGATGATCTGGCTGCGGCCGGCGGTGATAGCTACGCGCAATTCTGGAACGACCCCGCGCGAGCTAGACCGCCCGGTGGTGAAAGCTTTGAGGAACAGATCGCCCGCGTCCGCCAAGGCCTCTCGAGCGTCAGATCCGGGCCGGCCGTTCTCGTGGTCCATTCCGGCACGATCCGCGCCGCGCTCTGCATCGCGCTCGATCTTGCGCCGCAGGCCGCCCTGCGCTTCGTCATCGATCCGTTATCGCTCACCCGGATCGACCGGCTCGCGACCGGCTGGCGTGTCGTGTCCGTCAATCAGTGCGCCGGTTGAACGTCAGGCCGGACGATCCGGCACGTTGGCCTGCGCAAACGTCGCCATGCCGTTGTGGAGCGCGCAGGCCAGACGCACCAGCGGCAGCGCGATCGCGGCGCCCGATCCCTCGCCGAGCCTGAGATCGAGGCTGATCAGCGGCTGGACGTTCAGCGCGCGGAGAACCAGCCGATGCCCCTGCTCCGCGGATTGATGCGAGGGCAGCAGGAACGGCTGGCACGATCGATTGAGACGCACCGCCGCCAGCGCCGCGACCGAGACGATGAAGCCGTCGATCAGCACCGGAATGCGGCGCTGTGCGGCGGCGATGATCGCGCCGCAGATGGCCGCGATTTCGAGACCGCCGACGGCGCACAGGATTTTTTCAGCCAACGCACCAGCAAGGCCATGGCGCGCGATCGCGGCGTCGATCACGCGCGCCTTGCGCGCGCGACCGCTCGCATCGATGCCGGTGCCGCTGCCGGCGATCTCCCCGGCGCTCACGCCGAGCAGGCCGGCGGCAATCGCCGCCGACGTCGTGGTGTTGCCGATGCCCATCTCACCGAGAATGAGCAGATCGGGCCGAGACGCCTCGGCACGGGCGACCGCGCGCTGTCCGCATGCGAAGGCAAAGGCCAGCTCCGAGGGCTCGAGCGCGGCCTCCACGCTGAAGTCGCGGGTGCCGTCGCGCGGCTTGTCGGTGACGATACCCGCCATCTCCGCCTGCGCCAGCGTGCCGGCGTCGACCACCTCGAGGGATGAGCCGAGCTCGCGCGCCAGCACCGAGATCGCAGCGCCTCCGGCGGCGAAGTTCGCCATCATCGCGATCGTCACCGCTTGCGGATAGGCCGACACGCCTTGCGCGACGATGCCGTGATCGCCGGCGAAGATGATGATCGGGACGCGGCCTGCCCGCGGCTTCTCGGTCGCCTGGAGCCCGGCGAGCTCGATCGCGAGCTCCTCGAGCCGGCCGAGCGCGCCGGTCGGCTTCGTCAGTTGCGCCTGGCGCGCGACCGCCGCGTCGCGATGGACCGCGGAGATCTCAGGACATTTCTGGTAAACCCATTCGGGAAGCATGCTGCCTCGTTTACGTCACGGCCTGCGTTTGAGGATGTAGCTGTCCATGATCCAGCCATGCCGCGCGCGCGCCTCCTGCCGAGCGGCGACGATGCGCGGGCCGACTTCGGCGACCGTGCCGGACATGATGATCTGGTCAGGCATGCCGAGATAGGCGCCCCACCAGATGTGCAGGCCCCTCTGATCGAGCGACTGAAACGCCGTTCCACCATCAAGCATCACGACCACGGTGCCCGTGTCTTGC
The DNA window shown above is from Bradyrhizobium sp. CB1650 and carries:
- a CDS encoding PepSY domain-containing protein, giving the protein MMGAIVLVHRWLGIAFCLLFAMWFATGIVMHFVPFPSLTEAERVAGLAPLDRTPGVIAVADAVAASGIADARRVRLIQRNDGPVYIVSGSSRLRAVRASDGTDAAVASPDVALAIAQDHARRRGLDAAHATILARADYDQWSVPNGFDRHRPLFRVALGDAAGSEVYVSAGTGEVVLDTTRNERGWNLAGSVLHWIYPTVLRSNWRLWDRVVWTLSLLALIAAALGAVLGIARIRVPYRGWHALHHVIGLVATVFVLTWIFSGWLSMDHGRLFSRGQLTPAEADAAGAAPDWTAAVAFDHAPLSPSAREVEWLAFNGHVYRRDRPALDKQVLFGAGEGGRARQTGLLSAGEVQRFVVRFATGCDVPSVLADNDDYPARSIVPGTLVYRVRCAGVWFDIDGADGSVLQKLDASRRAYRWFYSALHTLDFPILLAHPLLRDGLIVGLCALGLAFSVTGIVIGWRRLRLSFAA
- a CDS encoding ABC transporter substrate-binding protein, whose product is MDRRTVLKGLAGAGGLALTGGLAAPALAQGAAARTLRFVPQANLANFDPIWGTQYVVRNAAALVWDTLYGIDASLQPQRQMVESEEVTDDGATWTFKLRPGLKFHDGEPVLSKDVVASLSRWAARDPMGLMIKALQQELTVVDDRTFKWVLKQPFPKMLYALAKNNSPCSFIMPERIAQTDPFKQITDYVGSGPMKFAKSEWVPGAKAVFEKFADYVPRQEKASWLAGGKQILVDRVEWVVMPDPATAAAALQNGEVDWWESPIADLVPVLKKNKNISVDIGDPLGNIGSFRMNHLFPPFNDVRARRAVLMALSQEDYMRAIVGDDTALWKPLPGFFTPDTPLYSEVGGEILKGKRDFDAAKKLLAESGYAGQPVTCLVAQDQPITKAQGDVTADLLKKLGMNVDFVATDWGTVGSRRAQKTPPGQGGWAMFHTWHAGADCINPAPYTAIRANGDKAWFGWPNSPGVEKEVTAWFDAKNVDEEKAAVGRLNKAALEDVVYAPTGFFLSYTAWRKNVAGITKGPLPFFWGVSKSA
- a CDS encoding NAD-dependent succinate-semialdehyde dehydrogenase is translated as MYPKVQMFIAGEWTDGSSGKSEDILNPATGQPIGKTPHASRKDLDRALEAAKAGFEVWRRTSPFDRYKLMRKAADIIRSRAAEIAPVMTMEQGKPVVEAQGETMLAGDLIDWFAEEARRAYGRIVPPRMGNVSQLVTKEPVGPVAAFTPWNFPINQAVRKISAALAAGCSIIVKGPEETPASCMELVRAYADAGIPAGVVNLVFGVPSEVSEYLVPHPIIRKISFTGSTAVGKHLAALAGAHMKRVTMELGGHAPAIVFGDADLDNAAKILSANKFRNAGQVCVSPTRFLVHESVYEPFVDKFVAAAKSLKVGNGLEKDTRMGPLANPRRVDAMEGLVSDAVQRGANVRTGGKRIGNEGFFFEPTVLTDVPRDARIMNEEPFGPLAPITSFRSYDEVVAEANRLPYGLAAYAYTTSTKTMQAIGADVESGMVSINHHGLALPEVPFGGIKDSGYGSEGGLEAIEGYLNTKFVTQASA
- a CDS encoding TonB-dependent receptor, with protein sequence MSSIRAARLRKLLLASAGLTSLASIDMPAASAQQVRDPLPPVEVAPAQSRKPVKPARSEGRPARRTAATRSAAVPAAQKPAAAATAQTPLNTNVVAESASGLGLTVREVPATIEVISAETMREQGYRTVSEVAQGAVGVTSGDNPAEPSAFSMRGFTNSQINTLYNGIKIGPQNMTSRIMDTANLEAVEFVKGPASVMSGEGASGGAISLVTKQPHTGPIRSEADFSWDSLNSFRAHYGSGGSTNVQGLDYRFDISRSSLNGFADDTNTKTFDVSSQLNYRISDSLKVWGAIEYREDRSKAYWGVPLVPIAFSGSHATTGIVSGNYVSNYNGSNLGAVTIDDRTFNTNYNVLDNRNVAQEVWLRGGFELKLAPNLTLKSQVYGYGAEREWFNNEVEAFNANSNLVDRERFYVAHSQRLAGNITNLTWDTNIAGLDNRFVATLAVSDLDFVRPGAANFPHDTVTLVDPLRGYYGLLTTQQQTARIDNEALSFEDRLKLTRSFALVGGLRVEHIGLDRNSTDVNGLEKANFPFSQSWVPVTGRVGYTWEAVPGLTFFSQYATGADVSANNIFLLAPTQPLDLTTSRTYETGVKHLFWDNRAEWSFSAYDILRKNVYAAAGGMQLNIAGRQESKGVELAASVRPTEALRLWGNIAYVDARYADYNFAGGSFSGNTPPNVPRIVANAGASYRFFTPWPVEFGIVGRHVGDRFNTDANTVTLNAYTVADVYAFVDIPKTVFNAVDQARLTFRVRNITDKRYAIWGDPFYPDQILLGAPRTYEISAAFKW
- a CDS encoding histidine phosphatase family protein translates to MEGETFLWLIRHAAVDGIAGTIHATEAPADLGDRRQIDALRRWLPLDAASYASPSRRTVDTARALGLSPMLVEEFGEQDFGDWTGQRHDDLAAAGGDSYAQFWNDPARARPPGGESFEEQIARVRQGLSSVRSGPAVLVVHSGTIRAALCIALDLAPQAALRFVIDPLSLTRIDRLATGWRVVSVNQCAG
- the cobT gene encoding nicotinate-nucleotide--dimethylbenzimidazole phosphoribosyltransferase encodes the protein MLPEWVYQKCPEISAVHRDAAVARQAQLTKPTGALGRLEELAIELAGLQATEKPRAGRVPIIIFAGDHGIVAQGVSAYPQAVTIAMMANFAAGGAAISVLARELGSSLEVVDAGTLAQAEMAGIVTDKPRDGTRDFSVEAALEPSELAFAFACGQRAVARAEASRPDLLILGEMGIGNTTTSAAIAAGLLGVSAGEIAGSGTGIDASGRARKARVIDAAIARHGLAGALAEKILCAVGGLEIAAICGAIIAAAQRRIPVLIDGFIVSVAALAAVRLNRSCQPFLLPSHQSAEQGHRLVLRALNVQPLISLDLRLGEGSGAAIALPLVRLACALHNGMATFAQANVPDRPA
- a CDS encoding MFS transporter; this translates as MTSADRPATRLATRLSFLVAGFGIACWAPLVPFAKERLAVDDAILGLLLLSLGIGSVVAMLATGILSARYGSKPIIIAGGLGLAFVLPLLAIVDSPAALALVLLAFGASLGSIDVAVNIHAVEVERAAGQPLMSGFNALFSIGGFAGSAVMTALLSFHLGPLSSTLICSVLMLIAMGLAWPRLLRRAQVQEGPLFVLPHGIVLLLALLAAITFLVEGAILDWGALLVIGAGLVGEAQGGIGYIVFSIAMTVGRLGGDAVVARVGDRATLVWGSLLAVAGFAVLLLAPIAAVAMAGFLLIGFGASNLVPVLFRRSATQTAMPVGLAVAAITTAGYAGILVGPAGIGFVAHAGGLPMAFWMLAALMCLVTLSARAVAAKGRRVGWRKRNPPVLLSRW